A window of Komagataeibacter medellinensis NBRC 3288 contains these coding sequences:
- a CDS encoding inorganic phosphate transporter gives MLHFAPYSTFSILALVICFALVCVFEFVNGFHDTANAVATVIYTNSLKPRTAVIWSGLMNFVGVLLGGISVAYGLVELLPADVLSPSNGDPAVPMLISLFGTALAWNLFTWWFGIPNSSSHCVIGALIGIAIGDALLHTRSLGNSVDWSQIWKILRALAISPLLGLIGAGGLYFVVRHLIKDPELYQPPQGDRPTRGWVRGLLILTCTGVSFSHGSNDGQKSIGLIMLTIIGILPATFALAPDSATQISQISHNATIAAPLITQYDHDGLHDEAIASVTRLTQTNPDTVVASVLRADIYEVVAGLKAVAANTEASAHDRATAKTLSNQIRPVVEYAPWWVRLLSALCLGIGTMIGYKRIVLTLGEKIGNTHLTPAQGASAELVGAGLIATAGYTGLPVSTTHIITAGIAGTMLGSGSGINRGMLVKIALAWICTLPVTITLGAALFYVLNI, from the coding sequence ATGCTTCATTTCGCACCTTATTCCACTTTCTCCATCCTTGCACTCGTCATATGCTTTGCGCTTGTGTGCGTGTTTGAATTCGTAAACGGTTTCCATGATACGGCCAATGCCGTGGCAACCGTCATCTATACCAATTCGCTCAAACCCCGCACGGCGGTCATCTGGTCCGGGCTCATGAACTTCGTGGGCGTGCTGCTTGGCGGTATCAGCGTGGCTTACGGCCTGGTTGAACTGCTGCCGGCCGATGTGCTCTCCCCCTCCAATGGCGACCCTGCCGTACCGATGCTGATTTCCCTGTTCGGCACGGCACTGGCGTGGAACCTGTTCACATGGTGGTTTGGCATTCCCAACTCCAGTTCACACTGCGTGATCGGTGCGCTGATCGGTATCGCCATTGGCGATGCGCTGCTGCATACCCGTAGCCTTGGCAACAGCGTTGACTGGTCCCAGATATGGAAAATCCTGCGCGCGCTGGCCATTTCCCCCCTGCTGGGCCTGATTGGCGCAGGCGGGCTGTATTTTGTGGTCAGGCACCTGATCAAGGACCCCGAACTCTACCAGCCCCCGCAGGGTGACCGGCCAACACGCGGCTGGGTGCGTGGCCTGCTCATCCTAACCTGCACCGGGGTCAGCTTTTCACACGGCAGCAATGACGGACAGAAGAGCATTGGTCTGATCATGCTGACCATTATCGGCATCCTGCCCGCAACCTTTGCACTGGCCCCTGACAGCGCAACCCAGATTTCCCAGATTTCGCACAATGCAACCATCGCCGCGCCGCTGATCACCCAGTACGATCATGATGGCCTGCACGATGAGGCCATTGCTTCGGTCACGCGCTTAACCCAGACCAACCCCGATACCGTTGTCGCCTCCGTCCTGCGCGCCGACATCTATGAAGTGGTGGCCGGGCTCAAAGCCGTTGCTGCCAATACGGAAGCCTCGGCCCATGACCGGGCCACCGCCAAGACCCTGAGCAACCAGATCCGCCCTGTTGTGGAATACGCACCATGGTGGGTACGCCTGCTCAGCGCGCTGTGCCTGGGTATCGGCACCATGATCGGCTACAAACGGATTGTTCTGACCCTGGGTGAGAAGATTGGCAACACCCATCTTACTCCCGCACAGGGCGCATCGGCGGAACTGGTTGGCGCGGGCCTGATTGCTACGGCCGGTTATACCGGGCTGCCGGTCAGCACGACCCATATCATTACCGCAGGTATTGCCGGGACCATGCTTGGTTCTGGTTCAGGCATCAATCGCGGTATGCTGGTCAAGATTGCCCTGGCATGGATCTGCACCCTGCCCGTTACCATTACCCTGGGCGCTGCATTGTTCTACGTCCTGAACATCTGA
- the pstC gene encoding phosphate ABC transporter permease subunit PstC, whose amino-acid sequence MMELPSSLTAQDGSVVDGNAHGRLGDVVFGMVARLAGWSILMVMTGIILVLVWGGRQAFFTFGPTFLTSTAWNPISQNFGAATSIFGTLVTTAVALLFAVPFAFGVAFWLVEMAPPALARFIETAVQLLAAVPSIIFGMWGFFIVVPFMAHYVEPTATHYLGHIPGIGLLFRGAPYGTGLLTGGIILAIMVTPFICSVMTDVFVSIPAVLKESAFGLGATRWEVMHQVVLPWSRQAVMGGIMLGTGRALGETMAVTFVIGNSNRLGWSLFAPGNTIASLIALEFPESSAGSLKLSALLALGAILMIISFVTLACSRIFLQRGKVN is encoded by the coding sequence ATGATGGAACTTCCATCTTCCCTTACGGCCCAGGACGGATCTGTAGTGGACGGGAACGCGCACGGGCGGTTGGGCGATGTTGTGTTTGGCATGGTCGCACGTCTGGCCGGGTGGTCCATCCTTATGGTCATGACCGGGATCATCCTTGTGCTGGTATGGGGCGGGCGGCAGGCGTTCTTCACGTTTGGTCCCACCTTCCTGACCAGTACGGCCTGGAATCCCATTTCACAAAACTTTGGCGCGGCGACATCCATTTTCGGTACGCTGGTCACCACGGCGGTTGCCCTGTTATTTGCCGTGCCGTTTGCGTTCGGAGTTGCTTTCTGGCTGGTGGAAATGGCGCCGCCCGCACTGGCGCGGTTTATTGAAACGGCCGTCCAACTGCTTGCCGCCGTGCCATCAATCATTTTTGGTATGTGGGGATTTTTTATCGTAGTGCCCTTCATGGCGCATTATGTGGAGCCGACAGCCACCCATTACCTGGGTCACATACCCGGCATCGGCCTGCTGTTCCGTGGCGCGCCCTATGGCACCGGGCTGCTTACGGGCGGGATCATTCTGGCCATCATGGTTACGCCATTCATCTGTTCGGTCATGACGGACGTGTTCGTCTCCATTCCCGCCGTATTGAAGGAAAGCGCCTTCGGCCTTGGAGCCACGCGGTGGGAGGTCATGCACCAGGTGGTCCTGCCATGGTCGCGCCAGGCAGTCATGGGGGGTATCATGCTGGGAACTGGGCGCGCATTGGGTGAGACCATGGCCGTCACCTTTGTCATCGGCAATAGCAACCGCCTCGGGTGGTCGCTTTTTGCGCCGGGCAACACCATTGCCTCGCTCATTGCGCTGGAATTTCCCGAAAGTTCGGCAGGCAGCCTCAAGCTTTCGGCCCTGCTCGCACTTGGTGCAATCCTGATGATTATCTCGTTCGTTACCCTGGCCTGCTCGCGCATTTTCTTGCAGCGTGGCAAGGTTAATTAA
- the pstA gene encoding phosphate ABC transporter permease PstA — protein sequence MSAQKSQPVTGSGWQRGGAQAVQRRLVERLVSLLCNIATVVVLFLLFSILWTLVTRGAAGLSLSTFLHSTGAPGSGGGLANAIVGSCEQTGLAALIGTPIGMMTGIYLSEFGQDGPIVQLVRFVSDMLLSVPSILVGLFIYLIVVEPAGHFSGMAGTLSLAVLFIPIVVRTTEDMLQLVPRAMREAAYALGAPGWRVILSVCLRSARGGIMTGILLALARISGETAPLLFTSLGNLNWSTSLNAPMASLPVTIYQYAGSAYDDWVQMAWTGALLITVAVLATNILARWWLTRNGSAQQ from the coding sequence ATGTCGGCCCAGAAATCGCAGCCAGTTACCGGCAGTGGGTGGCAACGTGGCGGTGCCCAGGCCGTGCAGCGCAGGCTGGTGGAACGGCTTGTCAGCCTTTTGTGCAACATTGCCACGGTTGTCGTGCTGTTCCTGCTGTTTTCCATCCTGTGGACACTGGTCACGCGTGGTGCTGCGGGGCTGTCGCTTTCCACTTTCCTGCACAGCACCGGCGCACCGGGCAGCGGCGGCGGTCTGGCCAACGCCATTGTCGGCAGTTGCGAGCAAACTGGCCTAGCCGCCCTGATCGGCACGCCGATTGGCATGATGACGGGCATCTATCTGTCCGAATTCGGGCAGGACGGGCCGATTGTCCAGCTTGTCCGGTTTGTATCGGACATGCTGCTGTCGGTGCCCTCCATCCTGGTTGGCCTGTTCATCTACCTGATCGTGGTGGAACCGGCCGGGCATTTTTCGGGCATGGCGGGTACACTGTCGCTTGCCGTGCTGTTTATCCCAATCGTGGTACGCACGACCGAGGACATGCTGCAACTTGTGCCCCGCGCCATGCGGGAGGCAGCCTATGCCCTGGGCGCACCGGGCTGGCGTGTGATCCTGAGTGTATGCCTGCGTTCCGCGCGTGGCGGAATCATGACCGGCATCCTGCTGGCGTTGGCACGCATCTCGGGTGAAACGGCGCCGCTGCTCTTTACCTCGCTTGGCAACCTCAACTGGTCCACCAGCCTCAATGCGCCCATGGCCAGCCTACCGGTTACGATCTACCAGTACGCCGGTTCGGCCTATGATGACTGGGTGCAGATGGCATGGACGGGCGCCCTTCTCATTACCGTTGCGGTTCTTGCAACAAACATCCTCGCCCGCTGGTGGCTTACGCGTAACGGATCTGCACAACAATGA
- the pstB gene encoding phosphate ABC transporter ATP-binding protein PstB — MNKIIMDNSTGQNVAVPALAIRGLDFWYGANHALKSISLDFPTRQVTGMIGPSGCGKSTLLRCLNRMYDLYPGQRATGQVLFDGRNILAPGLDVNVLRSRIGMVFQKPTPFPMSIYDNIAFGVRLHERLSRTEMDQRVESVLRRVALWPEVKDRLGASAAALSGGQQQRLCIARTIATRPEIILLDEPTSALDPISTARIEELLDELKQEFSIAIVTHNLQQAARCADRVAFFYMGELVEVDTADKMFTAPHAKRTQDYITGRFG; from the coding sequence ATGAACAAGATCATCATGGACAACAGCACAGGGCAGAATGTGGCGGTTCCGGCACTGGCCATACGTGGGCTTGATTTCTGGTATGGTGCCAACCACGCCCTGAAATCCATTTCGCTTGATTTCCCGACCCGGCAGGTCACGGGCATGATCGGGCCTTCGGGTTGTGGCAAGTCAACGCTGCTGCGCTGCCTTAACCGGATGTATGACCTCTATCCCGGCCAGCGTGCAACGGGGCAGGTGCTGTTCGATGGGCGCAACATTCTCGCGCCGGGACTGGATGTGAACGTGCTGCGCTCGCGCATTGGCATGGTGTTCCAGAAGCCGACGCCGTTCCCCATGTCCATTTACGACAACATCGCCTTTGGCGTGCGTCTGCACGAACGCCTGTCGCGTACCGAGATGGACCAGCGCGTGGAAAGCGTGCTGCGGCGCGTCGCTCTATGGCCGGAGGTGAAAGACCGGCTTGGCGCTTCCGCCGCCGCGCTGTCGGGTGGGCAGCAGCAGCGCCTATGCATTGCGCGCACCATTGCAACCCGGCCCGAGATCATCCTGCTTGATGAGCCGACCAGCGCGCTTGACCCGATTTCCACCGCCCGGATTGAGGAACTGCTTGATGAACTTAAGCAGGAATTCTCAATCGCGATTGTGACCCACAACCTGCAACAGGCCGCGCGCTGCGCGGACCGTGTCGCGTTTTTCTACATGGGTGAACTGGTCGAGGTCGATACGGCAGACAAGATGTTTACCGCACCGCACGCCAAGCGAACCCAGGATTATATTACCGGCCGCTTCGGCTGA
- the phoU gene encoding phosphate signaling complex protein PhoU translates to MPHESVHTVQSYEQELEQLRSFINRMGGVVERQVAQAITAVVEHDEIAARDAPEMDPYVDELERETEALVIRLLALRAPMAGDLREVVVALKISGDLERIGDCAASIARRAMRNELLSCPISLTGLRSMGRLVQENLRRTIDAMDQRDPELARIVWQSDTAVDELYVSMFRELVTYMMEDPRNIGPCTHLLFIAKNLERIGDHATNISERVYYAVTGNTLPIVRPRGGTFD, encoded by the coding sequence ATGCCCCATGAATCGGTACACACGGTCCAGAGTTACGAGCAGGAACTTGAACAGCTACGCTCGTTCATCAACAGGATGGGGGGCGTGGTTGAACGCCAGGTCGCGCAGGCCATCACAGCTGTTGTCGAGCACGACGAGATCGCCGCGCGTGATGCCCCGGAAATGGACCCGTATGTTGACGAACTGGAACGCGAGACAGAGGCGCTGGTCATCCGCCTGCTGGCCCTGCGTGCCCCCATGGCGGGCGACCTGCGCGAAGTTGTGGTTGCGCTGAAGATATCGGGTGATCTGGAACGCATTGGGGACTGTGCGGCCAGCATCGCGCGGCGTGCCATGCGCAACGAACTGCTGTCATGCCCCATTTCGCTGACCGGCCTGCGCAGCATGGGCCGGCTGGTGCAGGAAAACCTGCGCCGTACCATTGATGCCATGGACCAGCGCGACCCGGAACTGGCGCGTATCGTCTGGCAGTCCGATACGGCGGTGGATGAACTTTATGTCTCCATGTTCCGTGAACTGGTGACATATATGATGGAGGACCCGCGCAATATCGGTCCGTGCACCCATCTGCTGTTCATCGCCAAGAACCTTGAGCGGATCGGTGATCACGCCACCAATATTTCAGAACGGGTATATTACGCCGTTACCGGCAACACGCTGCCCATCGTGCGGCCGCGTGGCGGCACCTTTGATTGA
- a CDS encoding FAD-binding oxidoreductase, producing the protein MNECAPSPATRLSAALASLDAQGLSAQVSTSPSVLETHSHGEAMDAACLPGAVFMAESTEQVAAVLRACHANRVPVVAFGAGTSVEGHVTPTPHAISLDLSAMTAIVEVNAEDLDCRVQAGLTRQALNARIRDTGLFFPVDPGGEATLGGMCATRASGTAAVRYGTMKENVLGLTVVLATGEVIRTGGRVRKSSTGYDLTSLFIGSEGTLGIITEVQLRLHGRPESVSAAICQFADLDDAVQTAMEIIQCGIPVSRVELLDSVQMAASIRYSGLEGYEPLTTLFFEFAGGPAAVQEQVAATEAIALSNNGRGFAWADTAEERTRLWKARHDAFWAAKAIEPGARVISTDCIVPISRLGELIAGVRDDISASGLRVPLLGHVGDGNFHALIITDNTEPGGALALALDRKIVARALALGGSCSGEHGVGMGKLEFLETEHGDGTLAVMRALKNTMDPRNILNPGKLLPPGRLYQG; encoded by the coding sequence ATGAACGAATGCGCGCCTTCACCCGCCACCCGCCTGTCCGCAGCCCTTGCCTCCCTTGATGCACAGGGACTGTCGGCCCAGGTCAGCACATCCCCTTCCGTGCTGGAAACCCATAGCCATGGTGAGGCCATGGATGCCGCCTGCCTGCCCGGCGCCGTGTTCATGGCGGAAAGCACGGAGCAGGTTGCAGCCGTACTGCGCGCCTGCCATGCCAACCGGGTGCCGGTGGTGGCGTTTGGGGCCGGCACATCGGTTGAAGGGCACGTAACCCCCACGCCGCATGCCATAAGCCTGGACCTGTCGGCCATGACTGCCATTGTGGAAGTCAATGCGGAGGACCTTGACTGCCGCGTACAGGCCGGTCTGACCCGGCAGGCGCTCAATGCCCGGATCCGTGACACGGGACTGTTCTTTCCGGTTGATCCGGGAGGCGAGGCAACGCTGGGCGGCATGTGTGCGACCCGTGCATCCGGCACCGCCGCCGTGCGCTATGGCACCATGAAGGAAAACGTGCTGGGACTTACGGTGGTGCTGGCTACGGGAGAGGTCATCCGTACCGGTGGCCGTGTGCGCAAATCCTCCACCGGGTATGACCTGACATCGCTGTTCATCGGATCGGAAGGCACGCTGGGTATCATAACCGAGGTGCAGTTGCGGCTGCATGGTCGGCCCGAGAGTGTTTCCGCCGCCATATGCCAGTTTGCCGATCTGGATGATGCGGTGCAGACTGCCATGGAGATCATCCAGTGCGGCATTCCCGTCAGCCGCGTGGAACTGCTGGATAGCGTGCAGATGGCGGCTTCCATCCGCTATTCCGGCCTTGAGGGTTATGAACCGTTGACCACCCTGTTTTTCGAGTTCGCGGGGGGTCCCGCGGCAGTACAGGAACAGGTTGCCGCGACTGAAGCTATTGCCCTGTCCAATAATGGCAGGGGTTTTGCCTGGGCTGACACGGCGGAAGAGCGTACGCGGCTATGGAAGGCCCGGCATGATGCTTTCTGGGCGGCGAAGGCCATCGAACCCGGCGCACGTGTGATCTCTACGGATTGCATCGTACCCATCTCCCGTCTGGGGGAACTGATTGCGGGGGTGCGGGATGACATCAGCGCTTCCGGCCTGCGCGTACCCCTGCTGGGGCATGTGGGTGACGGGAATTTCCATGCCCTGATCATTACCGACAATACCGAACCGGGGGGCGCGCTGGCATTGGCGCTGGACCGTAAGATCGTGGCGCGGGCACTGGCGCTGGGCGGGTCATGCAGCGGGGAGCATGGTGTGGGCATGGGCAAGCTGGAATTTCTGGAAACCGAGCATGGTGATGGCACGCTGGCTGTCATGCGCGCGCTTAAAAATACCATGGACCCGCGCAACATTCTCAATCCCGGTAAACTGCTGCCACCGGGGCGGCTGTACCAGGGCTGA
- a CDS encoding nitroreductase family protein, with product MTEAPQRQSDTPVERFILDRWSPRAFTPAPITDAELLAFLDAGRWAPSAYNAQPWRFIYARRGTAEWERFLSWLIPFNHSWAQNASAIVYVASHTVTGSDRAEPVPAPTHAFDAGAAAVLVMLQLSRAGWAAHPVSGFDHDLARAGLELPEDYALNAAIVIGRQGEVDSLPEYLRAREVPSTRRPLAEVAFEGRFLHTPDGNVT from the coding sequence ATGACAGAAGCACCCCAACGCCAGTCCGATACGCCGGTCGAGCGGTTTATCCTTGATCGCTGGTCCCCCCGCGCTTTCACGCCTGCGCCCATCACGGATGCGGAGCTGCTGGCGTTCCTTGATGCCGGGCGCTGGGCGCCTTCAGCTTATAACGCGCAGCCGTGGCGTTTCATCTATGCCCGGCGCGGCACGGCGGAGTGGGAGCGCTTCCTGTCCTGGCTCATCCCGTTTAACCATAGCTGGGCGCAGAATGCCTCGGCCATTGTCTATGTTGCCTCCCATACCGTAACCGGCAGTGACAGGGCCGAACCAGTACCCGCGCCTACCCATGCCTTCGATGCCGGAGCGGCAGCGGTGCTGGTCATGCTGCAACTGAGTCGTGCTGGATGGGCAGCCCATCCCGTTAGCGGATTTGACCATGACCTGGCGCGTGCCGGCCTGGAACTGCCCGAGGATTATGCGCTGAACGCCGCCATTGTCATTGGCCGACAGGGGGAGGTGGACAGCCTGCCGGAATACCTGCGCGCGCGTGAAGTGCCGTCCACGCGCAGGCCGCTGGCGGAAGTGGCGTTTGAAGGCCGGTTCCTCCATACGCCGGATGGAAACGTGACCTAA
- a CDS encoding tetratricopeptide repeat protein, with product MSVPTDTITHTLAQALELLRQGRFAHARAMLEGCPPSPRTELLLAHAHAGCNRVQEAARLLCRQAVANPGARHPAQDMLDLLLPHDRADEAEAVLRAVRQRAGQDIRTHDMLGELLLQRGHTAEAQAVLADGLALSPAQLSTGNLMAVCLMEQGEFAAGRDLLRYILQHHPDSAMTHANLAHLLGAWNHNDEALQAHGRALALRPEDARLRLNHALTLLKTGRMERGWAEYEWRRRLPGRQRLPEARMLPVLAPDADLRGKTILITREGGLGDMLMMLRFVPVLAAMGARISVQAPDTLHGLIRRMPGVRRVVGERNMLPAHDWHCPFLSLPHVLHRTKGCDGLPVPYLQADPARVRQWAPFLPVGTGLRVGLVWGGASRPDAPAAFAMDRRRSLPLRRLAPLAGIAGISLVSLQMGTYTKQMHDMPAGMRLYDPMESVHDMDDTAALIAGLDVVVSVDTSVAHLAGAMGCPVLLLDRFDNCWRWLSERTDSPWYPTLRIIRQISAGQWDNVVHRLCSMLARRDLPPSRLPLRV from the coding sequence ATGTCCGTGCCTACCGATACAATTACCCATACCCTTGCCCAGGCGCTGGAACTGCTGCGTCAGGGCCGATTTGCCCATGCCCGCGCCATGCTGGAAGGGTGTCCGCCCTCGCCTCGGACGGAACTTCTGCTGGCCCATGCGCATGCGGGCTGCAACCGTGTACAGGAAGCCGCGCGCCTGCTGTGCCGTCAGGCTGTGGCCAATCCCGGCGCGCGCCACCCTGCACAGGATATGCTCGACCTGCTGCTGCCCCATGACCGGGCGGACGAGGCGGAGGCCGTGCTACGCGCCGTCCGCCAGCGTGCGGGTCAGGACATCCGTACTCATGACATGCTGGGCGAACTGTTATTACAGCGTGGCCACACGGCAGAAGCCCAGGCGGTGCTGGCCGATGGGCTGGCGCTGTCACCCGCACAGCTCAGCACTGGCAACCTCATGGCCGTATGCCTTATGGAACAGGGGGAGTTCGCCGCCGGGCGCGACCTGCTGCGCTATATTCTGCAACACCACCCCGACAGCGCCATGACCCACGCCAACCTGGCGCACCTGCTTGGGGCGTGGAACCATAATGATGAAGCTCTTCAGGCCCATGGCCGTGCGCTGGCCCTGCGCCCCGAAGATGCGCGCCTGCGGCTCAACCACGCACTGACCCTGCTCAAGACCGGGCGCATGGAACGGGGCTGGGCCGAGTATGAATGGCGCAGGCGTCTGCCGGGCCGCCAGCGCCTGCCCGAAGCGCGGATGCTGCCCGTGCTCGCGCCCGATGCGGACCTGCGCGGCAAAACCATCCTGATCACCCGTGAGGGGGGGCTGGGGGACATGCTGATGATGCTGCGCTTCGTGCCGGTGCTGGCCGCTATGGGCGCGCGCATAAGCGTGCAGGCCCCCGATACCCTGCACGGCCTGATCCGCCGCATGCCCGGCGTGCGCCGCGTGGTAGGCGAACGCAACATGCTCCCGGCGCATGACTGGCACTGTCCCTTCCTCAGCCTGCCGCATGTACTGCATCGGACGAAGGGCTGTGATGGCCTGCCCGTGCCCTACCTACAGGCCGATCCGGCACGGGTGCGCCAGTGGGCGCCTTTCCTGCCCGTTGGTACGGGCCTGCGCGTGGGGCTGGTATGGGGCGGGGCCAGCAGACCCGATGCACCGGCCGCATTTGCCATGGACCGCCGCCGCTCGCTCCCGCTGCGCAGGCTGGCGCCACTGGCGGGGATTGCAGGCATAAGCCTGGTCAGCCTGCAGATGGGCACCTACACCAAACAGATGCATGACATGCCCGCGGGCATGCGCCTGTACGACCCGATGGAAAGCGTGCACGACATGGACGACACGGCCGCCCTGATTGCGGGGCTGGATGTGGTTGTTTCGGTTGATACATCGGTCGCCCATCTGGCTGGGGCCATGGGGTGCCCGGTGCTGCTGCTGGACCGGTTCGACAACTGCTGGCGCTGGCTGTCGGAGCGGACCGACAGCCCGTGGTATCCGACCCTGCGCATCATCCGCCAGATCAGCGCCGGCCAGTGGGATAACGTGGTCCATCGCCTGTGCAGCATGCTGGCCCGGCGCGACCTGCCCCCCTCACGCCTGCCCCTGCGGGTTTAG
- a CDS encoding DUF4112 domain-containing protein, which yields MNAFAPSAATSAAPSADIRRELARLRSLATLLDAAFRIPGTRARWGLDTLIGLLPVGGTVLMLIPSLYIVWKSWKLGAPPAVLSRMLANVLVEGAADLVPVLGDVFDTAFKADLRNVALLEQHFGMVTP from the coding sequence ATGAATGCTTTCGCCCCTTCCGCCGCAACGTCTGCCGCCCCTTCTGCCGACATTCGGCGGGAACTGGCGCGCCTGCGCAGTCTGGCAACACTGCTTGACGCCGCCTTCCGCATTCCCGGTACCCGGGCGCGGTGGGGGCTGGATACACTGATCGGCCTGCTGCCCGTGGGCGGGACCGTGCTTATGCTCATCCCCTCGCTTTATATTGTATGGAAGAGCTGGAAACTGGGGGCGCCTCCTGCCGTGCTGTCGCGCATGCTGGCCAATGTCCTCGTGGAGGGGGCCGCAGACCTGGTCCCGGTTCTGGGAGATGTGTTCGATACCGCCTTCAAAGCTGACCTGCGCAATGTGGCGTTGCTGGAACAGCATTTTGGCATGGTCACGCCCTAG
- a CDS encoding Rdx family protein — translation MTDTSHTRPHVSILYCTRCNWLLRAGWMAQELLSTFGEELGSVSLIPASGGRFEITVDSKLIWERKRDGGFPGPKVLKQRVRDVIAPDRDLGHLDRTSPAEDEG, via the coding sequence ATGACCGATACCTCTCATACCCGTCCGCATGTTTCCATTCTGTACTGCACGCGCTGTAACTGGCTGCTGCGGGCAGGATGGATGGCGCAGGAACTGCTGTCCACCTTTGGGGAAGAACTGGGCAGTGTCAGCCTCATTCCCGCCAGTGGCGGACGCTTCGAGATTACGGTGGACAGCAAACTGATCTGGGAGCGCAAGCGCGATGGCGGCTTTCCCGGTCCCAAGGTGCTCAAGCAGCGCGTGCGCGATGTCATCGCACCAGATCGTGACTTGGGCCACCTTGACCGCACTTCCCCCGCTGAAGATGAAGGCTGA